The Salinibacter grassmerensis nucleotide sequence GCGGCAATTGCCATGACAGCGTTGAAGCGGCATAGCGTTGAAGCGGCGGCTGCTATACCTGCGTGTGCATATTTGTTTCGCGTGTGGAACGGCTAATCTTCTCTGGCCTCTCGGCCCAACAGGGTGATCTGGGCGATGACGGAGACGCTGAAGCGCGCAAATTCCTTCCTTGCGGCTTTCGGCTCCAAGCTCTTTGTATCTTTCTCTTGACAAACTGGAGATCGGTTTTGTCAGTTTGATAGCTGCATTGAGGATTAAAAAGTCACTCGCCTCCCAACAGGCGGGCTTTTTCCATGTCTGATCGGCTCGTGTCTGGGGCCTACTTCCTTCAGGGCCTGCCTCTACCGCTTGTCTTTCCGCTAAAAAAAACTTGCCGCTGCCTATGCCCTCCCCGGAAAGCCCCGACAGGCAAGACAGCCGACAGGACAACCGACGAGACGACCGGGCGGAAGGAGAGCCCCCGGTGGAGGATGACCCGACGGGAGACGACCCGGTAGAGGACACCACCGAGGCAATGGTCAGAACGACTCAGTGCCTGAGCTGCGGGCGGCGGTTCGTTGGCGACTACTGCCCGAGTTGCGGCCAGGAAGCTGGCCCTCCCGATTCGGTCCTCAGGGTGCTCAGCGTCTTCTTCCGCGAGTTGATCGATATCGAGAATGGGTTGTGGCCCACCCTGCGGGCCTTAACCGTTCGTCCCGGCCCGGCCCTGTCCCGATATCTGAGCGGGGCTCGTCGCCACCTCATGCACCCCGGGCGCTATCTCCTCGCTTCCATCGTCGTGGCTTTCGCTACAGAGCAGGCGCTCGTGTGGCTTGGAGTGCAGGAGGCTTACGGCAGGCAGTTTTCCGTGACCTCCTCTGGAGAAACGGCGGGAGAAACGGTAGGAGAGGGCGCATCGCTGTTGGTTGCAGCGGCAGGGCGTATCTTCGGATCTCAGGCTTACCTCATCGGGAGCGGCCTGCTGCCTACCGGTCTTTTTGCCCTCGCGGCCTGGCGGCTGTTTCGAGACCGGTTTACGTGGGGAGCGCAGGCCGTATCCTTCTCGGCGTTTTTGGTGGCCCACGCGACGTTTTTGGAAACCGCCGCTACGCTGCTCTGCGCGCCAGCTGCCGAGTTGAGCGCCCGCCCGGAGGGAGGGCTTCCCCTCAAGGTTTCGCTGCTTATCACCGCCGTCTACTTCACGGTAGCCACCGCCAGGGCGTTTGGCGGGGGATGGAAGGGCGCGGCTAAGGGGCTTTTCGCGCTCGGCTGGGCGGCCTTCGAGCAGGGGCTTGCCGTGGTGATCGCTGTGTACGCCAGCTGGTTTCTGTACGCCCGTCTCGTGGGAGAGCTGCCCCCACCAGGGGCCTTCAGCTATTCTGGAGGCGGCTTGTCGTTTTCGCTAGGGCTTCCTTCTCTGATTGGCGCCTGCCTGATTCCGTTTGTTCTCCACGCGGGAGTGGAAGCGTACTACCGCCTGCGGTAGCCTGCCCACGCTGGCGTAGCCGCCGAACGGCGTTCGACCCGCAGAGAGTGCGGCCTGCGAAGGCATCGGGGTTCGCCACGAGCGGATCATCGGCTGTTGCATCCGCCCGTGCGCTTCACGCAGAGCCGCGCAGCCGAAAAGGATCGCCTCTCCTCAACGTGCCGGGCGCGATCGTCCCAAGCGGCCAGATGCCTGGCCCTGGTACTCGCCTCCCGAGGACGTGGCCTCAAGGATTCGACAACACAGCCGCCCCCCCTAAATTCGGTCCGAATCTGTGCCTTCCTGGCTCTCCGCGCGTTTGCTCTCTACGAGTTTTGAGGATCTCTACGCGTTTTGAGGGTCAATTCCCACGACGTTTGCGGCAAACAGCTGCATTTTCCCGCAGTCCTCGCAGGTTGCAACGACCGACGGGATGCCGGCCCCCATCTGGGTATTTCCATCCTCAAGCATTTGAGGCATGACAAGATGATCCTCAATTCTTATGTCTCCGCCGCAGGCGGTGCACCCGCCTTGGACATGCTTTTGGAGATAGTCGACAACGTCTTGCTTTTGGTCTTGATCTAAAGCCATGGCGGGGACGCTTTTTGCTAGAGATATGACTGTCCTCCCATAGGCACAAGAAATCAGGTGTTTCCGGTTCTCCCACTAGCTTCAAACGCAACATAATGAGGCATACATCCCGTGGGGACGAATAGGCCGATTGTCAACACACGGTTGTCAACACAACGGTCTGCAAACACTGCGAAGGCAGGCTGGCGGAAGTGGAAAAAGCCTGACTTGGTTTTTGTTGTGCCCGGCAGTCAAATCTGATGCGCGGCCATCCATTCGCTGGTGGGGAAGCCCTCCTGTTTGGCGTTGCCGAGGTCGGCCGGCACCTCGCCCTCCCAGATGCGGCGCTTCTTTTCAAGGCGCTTCTGGACGGTCTCTTCGGCGTCCTGTACGCCGCGCCCTGGCAAGTCCCCTCCGGCGGTGCGGTCTCCTCGCGGAGCTGCTCGGCTGCCTGAGCGCCGCAGAAGGCTTCGATGTCGTCGGCGCCTGCGCAGGACTTCTCTGCCAGCTCAGCGCGGGTGACACCGCCCGCCTGGCGGGCCTTCTCTGTGGTGTCGTCTCGGTGATGGCAGATAGGATCTCGCCCTGCTTGGTCGGCGTAGACGCCCTCGCCAAAAAGACATCCTCGCCGAGAAAACGCCCTCGCTGAGAAAACGCCCTTGCCGAAAAGATGCAAGACCAAGCCTGATGAACGAGACCGACGTCCAGCGCGCCATTGCCACGGAGGTGATCGGCCGCGGGCACACTCACGTCGTGCCAAACGTCTTCCTGTGGGGTAGGTCCTGGGAGTCAGATCTGATCTCCCTCACGCCAAGTGGGTACGCCGTCGAGTTCGAGATCAAACGCACGACTGCCGACTTCCGCCGAGACAAAGAGAAGCCTCGGCACAAGAAACTGGCCCGTGCCCACGACGAGGGCCAGGCCATGTCCACGCATAGAGGCCAGGGCCCGACCCGGTTTTTCTACGTCATCGGCCCGGGCGTGGACCAAGCCAAAATCGAGGTGCCTGGCTACGCGGCACTCATAACGCCCAGCGGGCAGCTCGGCCAGCGCGAGCCCAACGCCGTGGAGTCCATCAAGGATAGCCTTGAGGAGCTCAGTCTACCGATGGCGCCGCTCCTGCACAGTGGCAAAATCCAAGAGCAGGCCAAGAGTTACCTCTCTCGGGGCCTCATGCACCGGTTCTGGGACAACGGGTAACGACCGGCCCTTCCAGACCGGCCTTCTCGGAGCGTCTCCATTTTGCGGCACCTCGCCCCCCACGACCTTGCCCTCGCGACCTCGCCCTGACGCACGCGCCTTTTCTTCCAGACAGGCCTGGACGCTCTTCTAAACGACCTGGAAACCCGATGACCCAAGCTTTGGGCGCGGCGGCTCTATTCGTGGCGGCTGTTGTGGCGGGCGGGTGTTGGCATGTACGCCCGACCGTTCGATTCCATCTGGCGGCCGGGTGATGTTGCGCTGCTGCGGTGCGCGCACAGGCCTCTACTCTCTCCACCTGAACCGACCCGTACCGATGCCCACAGCCGGTACACACCCCCAACCGGCACGCACAAACGCTACGGCGCCCGATCCAAGTGGGGCGAGAGGTTTGGGCTTAGGGCGGGATCGTCTCTGCCCGCCTGGGAGACATGGCCAGGGCCTTCAACGCCACGCCCGGGGACGTCTCAGGCGCGGTCGAAGAGGAAGGGATTATCCCGGTTCTGGACACGGCGGAAAAAAGCAGGGAAAAAACTTCGGCCGCCCTGCGGCCCCACAGCCCCGTTCTCTGGCCTTCACGCTGGGGGACTCTGAGGCACTGGCAGAAGCAGGCAAGTGCCGAGAGTGAAATTAGGCTGTCATAGGTGGCCTACACAGGTGGCCCAAGCGCGGCTGGAGGCTGGTGATCTATTGGAAACCGATGATCTACTCGCGGCGCGCCCCGACCGCCATTCAGAGAAGAATCTGCCTGGCTACTCGCCACCCGACCAAGCCGATGGGCACCGCCGCGGCTCCCCAGTGCGCCCAGCGCCGGTCTGTAAAAATAGGGATGGCTATAGTCGCGGCAAGTGCTCCTACCGGCAGTGCCGATGCCAGGCGGCCCGAAATACTGTTTCCTTCGATGGTAGCTTGGTTCACCACTCCCACTACTGTCAAGAACCCGATTAGAAGACCGAAAAACCACCGTCTGTGCTCCGGGGAGAAATAGAAAGCTTCCAGGTCCACGCCTTTTCCTGAACCAGCAGGAGACCCCTCCCAATCGGGGTCCGGGAGCGCAAACGCGCAGCAGAGATACAGGATGAAGAAAAGCAGCAGGTACGTCAGGAACGTTGGTCCAGCCGCGTCTGCGCTGCTCGCGCCCACCAGAACACCGAACCCATTCCACCAGACGAGAAGGGTCATGAAGAACACGAACACTGACCAAGCGAGCGGGAGACCATCCCACTTCACGTCGAGGCCGGGGCGGATCAGTTCCCGGAAGCTCCGGGCCAGATCCGTCAGGCCGAGGCCAACGATGATCGAGACGAGGGCGACGAGATACTCAAGCTGGCTCATCGGGCCGAGAGGCACTAGCGAGAAAGGAGCTGAAGCGCCCGGCGAGAGGATGCTCGACAGGACACCGACGGGGAACGCACTTCCGCTGGCTTTCGATGATCCAAGCTCCCGATGATCCACCCGCGATGAACCTCGGTGCCTTCGCAGGTCAAGCGCCGCTCGGCAGCTACGCCGGCGTGGGCAGGCTACCGCAGGCGGTAATACGCCTCCACTCCCGCATGCAGGAGAAGAGGCACCGAAAAGATCCCAGCAAAGATAAGCAAAATCCAGCGCGGGACTCCTTCGGGGCTGGAGATGTGGTATGCGCCGGGGTAGGCGGTCAGAAGCCAGTAAGCAGTGCCTGCGGTAACAACCATCACAATCGCAGCGAACTCTGCCCACGCCCAGGCCCCGCTAGGCGCTCCTTTCGCTGCGGGCTTCCAGCCCGGCCCAAAACACCGCCAGCAGGCAATTCCGATATATCCGGTCACAAGCGCGACGGCAGCCCCGAAGGGAAGCTCAGCGGAGGGGAGACCTGAGAGGGATCCCGTCCACGCAAGAGCCAGACCCGTTCCTTCCGCCAGGAAAAGCGTATGACCTGTCAGAAAACTTCCGACTGCCAGCGCCCCGGCCCCTCCATTGGAGCGGTCTCGAAAGAAAGTCCAGAGGCCAGCCGCGAGAGGCACGGCGATGAGCAGAAACGGGAGGAAAGGGACCTGTTCTACCGCAGAGCCGAAATACGCCACGGATGCGTCGAACGCATTCCTCTTCCCATCGGCTGCCCGCATGTAGGGATCAACCACTGGGGGTGGCAGAGCGCCGACCCATCGGCTAAGCTGATCGGCTCCAACAGTTACGACGACTGCGGCAAGCAGATAACGCCCCGGGCTCACCAGTTCCTTCCGGACGCCGCTCAGGTATTTGTGGAGGGTTTTTCCTGGGCAAAGGCTCAGCCCGATGAACGTCGGCCAGAAGCCATTCTCCACGTCGACCAGCTCCCGCAGGAAGCCCCCGGCCACGCCGGTGACCGTGACGGACAGGCCCGCCTCCTGGCCGCAACTTGGGCAGTAGTCCCCGACGAACCGCCGCCCGCAGTTCGGGCACTCAGTCGCACGGACCACTGCCTCAGAGGTAGACTCTTTGGAGGTAGATCCCTCAGAGACAGATCCCT carries:
- a CDS encoding DUF3667 domain-containing protein; this translates as MPSPESPDRQDSRQDNRRDDRAEGEPPVEDDPTGDDPVEDTTEAMVRTTQCLSCGRRFVGDYCPSCGQEAGPPDSVLRVLSVFFRELIDIENGLWPTLRALTVRPGPALSRYLSGARRHLMHPGRYLLASIVVAFATEQALVWLGVQEAYGRQFSVTSSGETAGETVGEGASLLVAAAGRIFGSQAYLIGSGLLPTGLFALAAWRLFRDRFTWGAQAVSFSAFLVAHATFLETAATLLCAPAAELSARPEGGLPLKVSLLITAVYFTVATARAFGGGWKGAAKGLFALGWAAFEQGLAVVIAVYASWFLYARLVGELPPPGAFSYSGGGLSFSLGLPSLIGACLIPFVLHAGVEAYYRLR
- a CDS encoding DUF3667 domain-containing protein, which translates into the protein MSSPESPDRQDDRQGNRQDDRAEGEPSTEVASQAASSEESVSEGSVSEGSTSKESTSEAVVRATECPNCGRRFVGDYCPSCGQEAGLSVTVTGVAGGFLRELVDVENGFWPTFIGLSLCPGKTLHKYLSGVRKELVSPGRYLLAAVVVTVGADQLSRWVGALPPPVVDPYMRAADGKRNAFDASVAYFGSAVEQVPFLPFLLIAVPLAAGLWTFFRDRSNGGAGALAVGSFLTGHTLFLAEGTGLALAWTGSLSGLPSAELPFGAAVALVTGYIGIACWRCFGPGWKPAAKGAPSGAWAWAEFAAIVMVVTAGTAYWLLTAYPGAYHISSPEGVPRWILLIFAGIFSVPLLLHAGVEAYYRLR